In Humulus lupulus chromosome 7, drHumLupu1.1, whole genome shotgun sequence, the following are encoded in one genomic region:
- the LOC133792199 gene encoding mitogen-activated protein kinase kinase kinase 17-like: MGRVTKLHSNKTVSWVRGKCIGKGSFGAVSLGVDKSDDRVFAVKSVDRTACIPSQLEALENEIRILRSLSSSPYVVQYLGDDESYEKTTSFRNIHLEYLPGGTVSEDHDDVDELTLRSRIWCLVSALRYVHSRGIVHCDVKGKNVLVGHAPGLAKLADFGSAKEYSLLNSGGPILPSGSPLWMAPEVVRGESQGPESDIWSLGCTIIEMVTGKPAWEDHGVDTLSRIGFSDELPVFPDTLSETGRYFIQKCLRRDPTQRWSCSQLLEHPFLASATPDSVANSSPRCVLDWVNSEFDNEEEEDFEFGEEEEALSAKKRISKLASSLGAIWESDGWTVVRSSSSTSEQETACENSSASHGKGTSLEYSDIVRAEEEIVGTNSEYSDFRGTNLKYLEIGDSVLHEPEWASNWRRDGGGCSWGSGGWWCAVGSKCRHGFQRLELTVDRHRICFYSLYIVIVIFITLLFSYSFPIIILSTNKCRYFHELH; encoded by the coding sequence ATGGGAAGAGTCACGAAGCTTCACTCTAACAAAACGGTTTCTTGGGTCAGAGGAAAGTGTATAGGCAAAGGTTCGTTCGGCGCCGTCAGCTTAGGAGTCGACAAATCGGACGATCGTGTTTTCGCCGTCAAATCAGTTGATCGGACGGCTTGTATTCCTAGTCAGCTCGAGGCTTTGGAGAACGAAATTCGAATCCTCCGAtcactttcttcttctccttatgTGGTTCAGTACCTCGGCGACGACGAGTCGTACGAAAAGACGACGTCGTTCAGGAATATCCACTTGGAGTACTTGCCAGGTGGCACCGTCAGTGAGGATCATGATGACGTGGATGAATTGACGTTACGATCTCGAATTTGGTGCTTGGTTTCCGCGTTGAGGTATGTACACTCCAGGGGCATTGTCCACTGCGACGTCAAGGGCAAAAACGTCTTAGTGGGTCACGCTCCTGGTCTTGCTAAGCTCGCGGATTTCGGGTCGGCGAAGGAATATTCCTTACTCAATTCCGGAGGTCCGATTTTGCCCAGCGGAAGTCCACTGTGGATGGCGCCGGAGGTGGTTCGCGGGGAATCCCAGGGCCCCGAGAGTGACATATGGTCCTTGGGATGCACGATCATCGAGATGGTCACCGGGAAGCCCGCTTGGGAGGATCACGGCGTCGACACGCTGAGCCGAATCGGATTCTCCGATGAGTTGCCCGTTTTTCCAGATACGTTATCGGAAACGGGCCGATATTTTATCCAGAAGTGTCTACGTAGAGACCCGACACAGCGGTGGAGCTGCAGTCAGCTTCTGGAGCATCCGTTTTTGGCGTCGGCAACTCCCGACTCGGTCGCAAACTCATCTCCTCGGTGCGTCCTCGATTGGGTCAACTCTGAGTTCgacaatgaagaagaagaagacttcGAAttcggggaagaagaagaagctctTTCGGCGAAGAAGCGAATTAGTAAATTGGCTTCAAGCTTAGGGGCAATATGGGAATCAGACGGTTGGACAGTTGTGAGGTCATCCTCTTCGACCAGTGAGCAAGAAACAGCATGTGAGAATAGTTCTGCATCCCATGGCAAAGGGACAAGTTTAGAATATTCGGATATAGTGAGGGCAGAAGAGGAAATAGTTGGAACAAATTCGGAATATTCTGATTTTAGAGGGACTAATTTGAAATATTTGGAAATTGGTGATAGTGTTTTACACGAGCCTGAATGGGCGAGTAATTGGAGGCGCGATGGTGGTGGATGTAGTTGGGGTAGCGGAGGGTGGTGGTGCGCAGTTGGCTCGAAATGTCGGCATGGATTCCAAAGGCTTGAGTTAACAGTGGATAGGCACAGAATATGTTTTTACAGCCTGTacattgttattgttatttttattactttattattTTCGTATTCTTTCCCAATAATAATATTATCCACGAATAAATGCAGATATTTTCATGAGTTACATTGA